In Paenibacillus algicola, a genomic segment contains:
- a CDS encoding OmpA/MotB family protein: protein MRRPIKSTRRERRRQGAGDQRDRWMITYADLITLLLIFFVVLFAMSRLDTEKYDRVTQSLQATFQSGDSLLEHGSGLIQGGSAGDIGSPDGDGAAGDSVWPDEDGNDGTVPDADGESDTDPGTSGPMTQRELAFREQEEELADFMEVIKQYVALNLLEGDIFIADEPQGIAITLSDRFLFDPGQAQLKDGAAPVLGKLASLFQDLSAVVSIEGHTDNVPVGLQSPYADNWELSGARAMSVLRFFLDRQGLSPDSFQYAGYADTRPAGDNSTTAGRQKNRRVEITVLRQLRAE, encoded by the coding sequence ATGAGACGGCCGATTAAATCCACCCGTCGGGAACGCCGCCGCCAGGGCGCCGGAGATCAAAGAGACCGCTGGATGATTACTTACGCCGATCTGATCACGCTGCTGCTCATTTTCTTTGTGGTCCTGTTCGCGATGAGCCGGCTGGATACCGAGAAATATGACCGTGTTACCCAGTCGCTGCAGGCCACCTTCCAGAGCGGAGATTCCCTGCTGGAACATGGCTCCGGCTTGATTCAGGGCGGCAGCGCGGGAGACATCGGATCGCCTGATGGAGACGGGGCTGCGGGTGACAGCGTATGGCCTGATGAAGACGGCAATGATGGGACTGTGCCTGACGCAGATGGCGAATCTGACACAGACCCAGGTACCTCTGGTCCCATGACTCAGCGGGAGCTTGCCTTCCGAGAGCAGGAGGAGGAGCTGGCAGACTTTATGGAAGTCATTAAACAATATGTGGCGCTAAACCTACTGGAAGGGGATATTTTTATCGCGGATGAGCCGCAGGGCATTGCCATTACACTGAGCGACCGCTTTCTGTTCGACCCGGGACAAGCCCAGCTCAAGGACGGGGCAGCACCGGTGCTTGGCAAGCTGGCGAGCCTTTTTCAAGACCTCAGCGCCGTAGTCAGCATAGAAGGACATACGGACAATGTGCCGGTCGGGCTCCAGTCTCCGTATGCAGATAACTGGGAGCTGTCCGGTGCCCGGGCGATGTCCGTGCTCCGCTTCTTCCTGGACCGTCAGGGCCTGAGCCCGGACAGCTTCCAGTACGCGGGCTACGCCGACACCCGGCCGGCCGGCGATAACAGCACGACCGCCGGCCGGCAGAAGAACCGCCGCGTCGAAATCACCGTCCTCCGCCAGCTTCGGGCGGAGTAG
- a CDS encoding nitrite/sulfite reductase produces MAYEPIWMADPDKLNKFEFVKMEKDGLDVIRTIIEEYSVQGFDSITADDMDRFKWAGVYQQKPKDGHFMMRVRINTGIMTTAQARALAEIARLYGRDLVDVTTRQAIQFHWLTVESLPDIFKRLEDVGLYSFEACGDCPRTIVGNPLAGIDPHELMDTTDLVEEINDFFLMNRDFSNLPRKYKISISANPYNNANAEINDLALTPAVKVIDGQEVIGFHVMVGGGLSAKPHLAQPLDIFVRPEDALRVAVGVTTIFRDYGYRQKRHHARLKFLVADWGPEKFKEKLVELVGDLPSRGEDKTLGWEAAYFDGVHPQRGQGLNYVGLNVPVGRLDADELIQLADAADIYGDGKIRTTMSQNIILSGVPDEKVEELLDAPVLQRLTPNPRHFMSRTVSCTGNEFCNLAIVETKNRAKLVAEYLDENVALNEKVRIHFIGCPNSCGQKHIADIGLQGSLIKTPDGMVDAFDIAVGGSLGPGAQLNKALKGRVKGDHVGPVLAQLLLFYKENRLSPEESFFEYTQRVGIPAFQEKLTEILASETAAS; encoded by the coding sequence ATGGCGTATGAACCAATCTGGATGGCCGATCCCGACAAGCTGAACAAATTCGAATTTGTAAAAATGGAGAAAGACGGACTTGATGTCATTCGTACCATTATAGAAGAGTATTCTGTACAAGGCTTTGATTCCATCACTGCAGATGATATGGACCGCTTCAAATGGGCGGGTGTGTATCAGCAGAAGCCGAAGGACGGACACTTCATGATGCGTGTGCGCATCAACACCGGCATCATGACGACGGCCCAGGCCCGTGCGCTGGCCGAAATCGCCAGATTGTACGGACGTGACCTGGTAGACGTGACGACGCGTCAGGCTATTCAGTTCCACTGGCTGACCGTGGAGAGCCTGCCGGATATTTTCAAGCGCCTGGAGGATGTAGGCCTGTACTCCTTCGAGGCTTGCGGAGACTGCCCGCGTACGATTGTCGGCAACCCGCTGGCGGGCATTGATCCGCATGAGCTTATGGATACGACAGACCTGGTGGAGGAGATCAATGACTTTTTCCTGATGAACCGGGATTTCTCCAACCTGCCGCGGAAATACAAAATTTCCATCTCTGCGAACCCGTATAACAATGCCAATGCCGAGATTAACGACCTGGCTTTGACGCCGGCCGTCAAGGTGATTGACGGTCAGGAAGTGATCGGCTTCCATGTCATGGTGGGCGGCGGCCTGTCGGCGAAGCCGCATCTGGCGCAGCCCCTGGATATTTTTGTCCGCCCTGAGGATGCCCTGCGTGTCGCTGTCGGCGTAACCACCATCTTCCGGGACTACGGCTACCGTCAGAAGCGTCATCATGCACGCCTGAAGTTCCTGGTCGCGGACTGGGGACCGGAGAAGTTCAAGGAGAAGCTGGTCGAGCTGGTCGGCGACTTGCCTTCGCGCGGCGAGGACAAGACGCTGGGCTGGGAGGCTGCTTATTTCGATGGCGTTCATCCGCAGCGCGGCCAAGGACTGAACTATGTCGGACTGAACGTTCCGGTCGGACGTCTGGATGCCGATGAGCTGATCCAGCTTGCCGATGCGGCGGACATCTACGGCGATGGCAAGATTCGCACAACGATGTCCCAGAACATCATTCTCAGCGGCGTGCCGGACGAGAAGGTAGAAGAACTGCTGGACGCCCCGGTGCTGCAGCGCCTGACACCGAACCCGCGTCACTTCATGAGCCGCACAGTGTCCTGCACAGGCAATGAGTTCTGTAACCTCGCGATTGTCGAGACGAAGAATCGTGCCAAGCTGGTCGCCGAGTACCTCGATGAGAATGTAGCCCTGAATGAGAAGGTCCGCATCCACTTTATCGGCTGCCCGAATTCCTGCGGTCAGAAGCATATTGCAGACATCGGCCTGCAGGGCTCTCTGATCAAGACGCCGGACGGCATGGTCGATGCGTTCGACATCGCCGTTGGCGGCTCCCTGGGACCAGGCGCTCAGCTGAACAAGGCACTGAAGGGCCGCGTAAAAGGAGATCACGTCGGTCCGGTGCTGGCACAGCTGCTGCTGTTCTATAAGGAGAATCGATTGTCTCCAGAGGAAAGCTTTTTTGAATATACTCAGCGTGTCGGCATCCCGGCCTTCCAGGAGAAGCTGACCGAGATTCTGGCCTCCGAGACGGCAGCCTCTTAA
- the uvrA gene encoding excinuclease ABC subunit UvrA, with protein sequence MASDNIVIKGARAHNLKNIDVTIPRDKFVVLTGLSGSGKSSLAFDTIYAEGQRRYVESLSAYARQFLGQMEKPDVDSIDGLSPAISIDQKTTSRNPRSTVGTVTEIYDYLRLLFARVGHPHCPDHGIEITSQTVEQMVDRIMQYPEKTRLQILAPVIAGRKGEHKSLFADISRQGFVRVRVNGELRDLSESIELEKNKKHTIDVVIDRIVVKPDVEARLADSIETALKLSGGQLLVDIIGQEELRFSSNFACPVCGFSMEELSPRMFSFNTPFGACPECDGLGVEMIVDPELLVPDQSKSIEDGAFQAWSGGTSTYYPQFLSSVCRHFKIPMDVPVSSLSPEQMKILLYGTGSQKIHFKYENDFGQRKEAHVTFEGIIPNLERRYRDTNSEGIREYIEGYMSSKPCDVCKGHRLKKESLAVTINDQNMAYVTSLSVGDASRFFDGLELSEKEQQIANLILKEINSRLGFLVNVGLDYLTLSRSAGTLSGGEAQRIRLATQIGSSLMGVLYILDEPSIGLHQRDNDRLISTLEHMRDLGNTLIVVEHDEDTMLAADYIIDIGPGAGIHGGNVISQGTPKEVMEDENSLTGQYLSGRKFIPVHSKRRKPDQRWLEIKGAKENNLKNINVKIPIGVFTAVTGVSGSGKSTLVNEILYKTLARDLNKARVRPGQYREMKGLEHIEKVIDIDQSPIGRTPRSNPATYTGVFDDIRDIFALTNEAKLRGYKKGRFSFNVKGGRCEACRGDGIIKIEMHFLPDIYVPCEVCKGKRYNRETLEVKYKGKNISDVLEMTVEDATEFFQNIPKVHRKMQTLMDVGLGYIKLGQPATTLSGGEAQRVKLASELYRRSTGKTMYILDEPTTGLHVDDIDRLLIVLHRLVDSGESVLVIEHNLDVIKTADYLIDLGPEGGSGGGTVLAVGTPEQLVKVPESYTGKYLKPILERDTERTEAMNRKAQEAAAKAEAEEPVVK encoded by the coding sequence TTGGCGAGCGATAATATAGTAATCAAGGGCGCACGCGCCCACAACCTGAAAAATATTGATGTGACCATACCGCGGGATAAATTCGTCGTACTGACCGGCCTTAGCGGCTCCGGTAAATCCTCGCTGGCCTTTGACACGATTTACGCGGAAGGCCAGCGCCGATATGTAGAATCCCTGTCGGCGTATGCCCGCCAGTTTCTGGGGCAGATGGAGAAGCCGGATGTGGATTCCATCGACGGCTTATCCCCGGCCATCTCGATCGACCAGAAGACGACCAGCCGGAACCCGCGCTCTACGGTCGGAACCGTAACGGAGATTTACGACTATTTGCGGCTGCTTTTTGCCCGCGTGGGCCATCCGCATTGCCCGGATCACGGCATCGAGATTACTTCACAGACGGTGGAGCAGATGGTGGACCGGATTATGCAATATCCGGAGAAGACCCGGCTGCAGATTCTGGCTCCGGTTATTGCCGGCCGCAAGGGTGAGCACAAGAGCCTGTTTGCAGATATTTCCCGGCAGGGCTTTGTCCGCGTACGGGTCAATGGCGAGCTTCGTGACCTGTCCGAAAGCATTGAGCTGGAGAAGAACAAAAAGCATACGATTGACGTTGTGATCGACCGGATCGTCGTAAAGCCGGACGTTGAGGCCCGGCTGGCCGATTCCATTGAGACGGCGCTGAAGCTGTCCGGCGGCCAGCTGCTGGTCGATATTATCGGCCAGGAGGAGCTGCGCTTCAGCTCCAACTTCGCCTGCCCGGTGTGCGGCTTCAGTATGGAGGAGCTGTCCCCGCGGATGTTCTCCTTCAACACGCCATTTGGTGCCTGTCCGGAATGTGACGGCCTGGGGGTAGAGATGATTGTCGATCCGGAGCTGCTGGTGCCGGATCAGAGCAAGAGCATTGAGGATGGAGCGTTCCAGGCCTGGTCTGGCGGTACCTCAACGTATTATCCGCAATTTTTGAGCTCGGTCTGCCGCCATTTCAAAATCCCGATGGATGTGCCCGTAAGCTCGCTCAGCCCGGAGCAGATGAAGATTTTGCTGTACGGCACAGGCAGTCAGAAGATCCATTTTAAATATGAGAATGATTTCGGGCAGCGGAAGGAAGCGCATGTCACCTTTGAAGGGATTATTCCGAATCTGGAGCGCCGTTACCGTGATACGAACTCCGAAGGGATTCGCGAATACATTGAAGGCTATATGAGCTCGAAGCCATGTGATGTGTGTAAGGGCCATCGCCTGAAAAAAGAGAGCCTGGCCGTCACGATTAACGACCAGAACATGGCGTATGTGACGAGCCTGTCCGTTGGGGATGCCTCGCGCTTCTTTGACGGCCTGGAGCTGTCAGAGAAGGAGCAGCAGATCGCAAACCTGATCCTGAAGGAGATTAACAGCCGTCTCGGCTTTCTTGTAAACGTCGGGCTGGATTATCTCACGCTCAGCCGCTCTGCAGGGACACTATCCGGCGGTGAAGCGCAACGGATCCGCCTGGCTACCCAGATTGGCTCGAGCCTGATGGGCGTGCTCTACATTCTGGATGAGCCCAGCATCGGGCTGCATCAGCGGGATAACGACCGCCTGATCTCAACGCTTGAGCATATGCGTGACCTCGGCAACACGCTGATCGTGGTGGAGCATGATGAGGACACCATGCTGGCGGCGGACTATATTATTGATATCGGTCCTGGCGCGGGCATTCACGGCGGAAACGTGATTTCTCAAGGAACACCAAAAGAGGTTATGGAGGATGAGAACTCACTGACCGGGCAGTACCTGAGCGGCCGCAAGTTCATTCCGGTTCATAGCAAACGCCGCAAGCCGGATCAGCGCTGGCTGGAGATCAAGGGTGCGAAGGAGAACAACCTCAAGAACATTAACGTCAAAATTCCAATCGGTGTGTTTACGGCGGTCACGGGTGTGTCCGGCTCCGGGAAATCGACGCTGGTAAATGAGATCCTGTACAAAACGCTCGCCCGCGACTTGAATAAAGCCCGGGTTCGTCCAGGGCAATACCGGGAAATGAAGGGTCTGGAGCATATCGAGAAGGTAATCGACATCGACCAGTCGCCCATTGGCCGGACGCCGCGCTCCAACCCGGCAACGTATACGGGAGTGTTTGATGATATCCGGGATATTTTTGCCCTGACGAATGAAGCGAAGCTGCGCGGGTATAAGAAAGGCCGCTTCAGCTTCAACGTCAAAGGCGGACGCTGTGAAGCCTGCCGGGGTGACGGAATTATTAAGATTGAAATGCACTTTCTGCCGGATATTTATGTGCCGTGCGAGGTGTGCAAGGGCAAGCGCTATAACCGTGAGACGCTGGAGGTCAAGTATAAAGGCAAGAACATTTCCGACGTACTGGAAATGACCGTGGAGGATGCCACCGAGTTCTTCCAGAACATTCCGAAGGTGCACCGCAAGATGCAGACGCTGATGGATGTGGGTCTCGGATATATCAAGCTGGGACAGCCAGCCACCACGCTGTCGGGCGGCGAGGCCCAGCGCGTGAAGCTGGCATCCGAGCTGTACCGGCGCAGTACGGGCAAGACGATGTACATTCTGGATGAGCCGACGACAGGGCTGCATGTTGATGACATTGACCGCCTGCTCATTGTGCTGCACCGACTGGTTGACTCCGGTGAGTCTGTGCTCGTCATCGAGCACAATCTGGACGTCATTAAGACGGCGGATTATTTGATTGATTTGGGGCCTGAAGGCGGCAGCGGCGGGGGTACCGTCCTTGCTGTCGGCACTCCGGAGCAGCTGGTGAAGGTGCCGGAGTCTTATACCGGCAAATATCTGAAGCCGATCCTGGAGCGGGACACAGAGCGCACGGAGGCCATGAACCGCAAGGCACAGGAAGCCGCCGCGAAAGCGGAGGCAGAGGAGCCGGTCGTGAAGTAG
- a CDS encoding flagellar motor protein: protein MDITIILGLLAGLAALIGGFLWEGGQLGGLLQGNAALIVFGGTAAAVVISFPASRLRTIPAALRFAFGRRSRSPLQLIEDVVDMATLARRTGVLALEEAAAEHPDPFLREGMGMIVDGTDGDAVRQILELEMDATEQKHEGYAKIFEAAGGYAPTMGIIGTVMGLVHVLGGLQDPTQLGPSIAVAFTATLYGVASANIIFLPIASKIKARSEEEIQNMELLLEGILAVQQGQHPLLVRKKLNTYTLENSFSAATPTTRGTAHETAD from the coding sequence ATGGATATTACCATTATTCTCGGGCTTTTGGCAGGGCTTGCTGCACTGATCGGCGGCTTCTTGTGGGAAGGCGGTCAGCTTGGCGGACTGCTCCAGGGCAACGCCGCCCTGATCGTCTTCGGCGGTACGGCCGCAGCCGTCGTGATCAGCTTTCCAGCCTCCCGGCTGCGGACAATTCCTGCCGCGCTCCGCTTCGCTTTCGGGCGGCGGAGCCGCTCGCCGCTGCAGCTTATTGAGGACGTGGTCGACATGGCCACGTTAGCCCGCCGCACCGGCGTGCTTGCACTGGAGGAGGCGGCCGCTGAGCATCCCGATCCTTTTTTGCGTGAAGGCATGGGGATGATTGTCGACGGGACGGACGGGGACGCGGTGCGCCAGATTCTGGAGCTGGAGATGGATGCCACCGAGCAGAAGCATGAAGGCTATGCCAAAATCTTCGAGGCCGCGGGGGGCTATGCGCCGACCATGGGGATCATCGGTACCGTAATGGGCCTCGTTCACGTTCTGGGCGGGCTTCAGGATCCGACCCAGCTCGGTCCGTCGATCGCGGTTGCTTTTACCGCCACCCTGTACGGGGTTGCCAGTGCCAATATTATCTTTCTTCCCATCGCTTCCAAGATTAAAGCACGCAGCGAGGAAGAAATTCAAAATATGGAGCTGCTGCTAGAGGGCATTCTCGCCGTTCAGCAGGGACAGCATCCACTTCTCGTCCGCAAAAAGCTGAACACCTACACGCTCGAAAACAGCTTCTCCGCTGCCACGCCGACAACAAGGGGGACGGCCCATGAGACGGCCGATTAA
- the uvrB gene encoding excinuclease ABC subunit UvrB: MSDLVVSTKSFELQSEFDPQGDQPGAIEQLVQGVREGKRHQTLLGATGTGKTFTIAQTIAKLNRPTLVIAHNKTLAAQLASEFKEFFPNNSVDYFVSYYDYYQPEAYIPSSDTYIEKDSSVNEEIDKLRHSATSSLFERRDVIIVASVSCIYGLGSPMEYGEMLLSLRVGMEKPRNQILSRLVDIQYQRNDINFVRGTFRVRGDVIEIFPASKGEHAVRVELFGDEIERITEIDVLTGELVGERDHVAIFPASHFVTREETMRAALVNIERELQERLEVLKSEGKLLEAQRLEQRTNYDIEMMKEVGFCSGIENYSGPLTFREPGATPYTLMDYFPDDMLIVIDESHVTLPQIRAMYNGDKARKTVLVDHGFRLPSALDNRPLKFEEFEEKVSQIIYVSATPGPYELEHCDTMVEQIIRPTGLLDPLIEVRPTEGQIDDIIGEIHDRTAKDERVLITTLTKKMAEDLTDYLKEIGIKVRYMHSEIKTFERMQILRDLRLGTFHVLVGINLLREGLDLPEVSLVAILDADKEGFLRSDRSLIQTIGRAARNSEGRVIMYGDKITDSMDRAIKETERRRAVQEEYNERHGITPQTIRKKVRDVIEATKAAESKADYLTGPAAKMSKKDRQSVIERLEVEMKEAAKNLQFERAAELRDALLELKAE, translated from the coding sequence ATGAGTGATCTCGTGGTCAGTACGAAATCCTTTGAGCTCCAATCGGAGTTTGATCCGCAGGGCGACCAGCCGGGAGCGATTGAGCAGCTGGTGCAGGGCGTGCGAGAGGGTAAGCGTCATCAGACGCTGCTCGGTGCGACGGGAACCGGCAAGACGTTTACGATTGCCCAGACGATTGCGAAGCTGAATCGGCCGACGCTCGTGATCGCGCATAACAAGACGCTGGCGGCACAGCTGGCGAGTGAGTTCAAGGAATTTTTCCCCAATAACTCGGTCGATTATTTCGTCAGCTATTACGATTACTATCAGCCGGAGGCGTACATTCCGTCCTCGGATACTTATATTGAGAAGGATTCCAGCGTGAACGAGGAGATTGACAAGCTCCGCCACTCCGCCACAAGCTCCCTGTTCGAACGCCGGGATGTCATTATCGTAGCGAGCGTGTCCTGCATTTACGGCCTGGGGTCTCCGATGGAGTACGGCGAGATGCTGCTCTCGCTGCGAGTAGGCATGGAGAAGCCGCGCAACCAGATCCTGTCCCGTCTGGTGGACATCCAGTACCAGCGCAATGATATTAACTTTGTCCGGGGCACGTTTCGGGTGCGCGGAGATGTCATCGAGATTTTTCCGGCATCAAAGGGTGAGCATGCAGTCCGTGTGGAGCTGTTCGGCGATGAGATTGAGCGCATTACTGAAATTGATGTTCTCACCGGTGAGCTGGTGGGCGAGCGGGATCACGTAGCTATTTTTCCGGCGTCTCACTTCGTGACCCGGGAGGAGACGATGCGCGCCGCGCTCGTGAATATTGAGCGGGAGCTGCAGGAGCGCCTGGAGGTGCTGAAGAGTGAGGGCAAGCTGCTCGAGGCCCAGCGTCTGGAGCAGCGCACGAACTATGACATCGAGATGATGAAGGAGGTCGGCTTCTGCTCCGGGATCGAGAACTATTCCGGTCCGCTGACCTTCCGGGAGCCGGGAGCGACGCCGTACACGCTGATGGATTATTTTCCGGATGATATGCTCATCGTCATTGATGAATCCCATGTGACGCTGCCGCAGATTCGGGCGATGTACAACGGGGATAAGGCCCGCAAAACCGTCCTCGTTGACCACGGCTTCCGCCTCCCGTCAGCACTGGACAACCGCCCGCTCAAATTCGAGGAATTTGAGGAGAAGGTGAGCCAGATTATTTACGTGTCCGCCACGCCGGGGCCTTACGAGCTGGAGCATTGCGATACGATGGTGGAGCAGATCATCCGGCCGACCGGCTTGCTGGATCCGCTCATTGAGGTCCGCCCGACGGAAGGGCAGATTGATGACATCATCGGCGAAATCCATGATCGCACGGCTAAGGACGAGCGGGTCTTGATTACAACACTGACCAAGAAAATGGCCGAAGACCTCACCGACTACCTGAAGGAGATCGGCATCAAGGTCCGCTACATGCACTCGGAGATCAAGACGTTTGAGCGGATGCAGATTTTGCGCGATCTGCGGCTCGGTACATTCCACGTGCTCGTGGGTATTAACCTGTTAAGGGAGGGGCTGGACCTGCCGGAAGTGTCCCTCGTTGCGATTCTGGATGCCGATAAAGAGGGCTTCCTGCGCTCGGACCGATCCCTGATCCAGACGATTGGACGGGCGGCGCGGAACTCGGAGGGACGCGTCATTATGTACGGGGATAAAATAACGGATTCCATGGACCGAGCCATCAAGGAAACCGAGCGGCGGCGCGCTGTACAGGAAGAGTACAATGAGAGACACGGCATTACGCCGCAGACGATCCGCAAAAAGGTGCGCGATGTCATCGAGGCCACCAAGGCGGCGGAGAGCAAGGCGGATTATTTGACCGGCCCGGCGGCCAAGATGTCGAAGAAGGACCGTCAGTCGGTCATCGAGCGTCTGGAGGTCGAGATGAAGGAAGCGGCCAAGAACTTGCAGTTCGAACGGGCGGCGGAGCTGCGCGATGCGCTGCTTGAGCTGAAGGCGGAGTAA